The Clarias gariepinus isolate MV-2021 ecotype Netherlands chromosome 24, CGAR_prim_01v2, whole genome shotgun sequence region ggggctcagcccccataaatgtttaacacatatttggcttgttcagaatcagtactcaaatgagtcttcttgatcacacacgctgtttaccatataaacctttttctatgtacaggtacattcagaaaaaatttaaccagaaaacagcatataagctttaaacttacattgattagcaatataaacaacacacctatgaggctggacaatTAAGAGACCTGTAGATGGAgggtttttcaagtcacatgatctattcttacctgctgctcatttggagaCATACTCCCATGTGACttaaaaaccttccatctacagttaaatataaatattaaaactttgatcatgttatctagtttaatttagtgttatttatttagctagataaataagacagtaggttctctattcaacccCTTAAAATTACTAGGCTATTGATTCAGattcattaatatagacaaacagtgttttaatgttattaaacaaagcatctttttaatatcattctttttttgtttctattcatcaaaaataattgtttctaaattaaagtgacaaaaaccctactctaaggctgataaatgtattttacggtttgggacattatttaatacaatacaaatgaGTACAAATGTTAGGCGGGGGGGGGGGCTAAAGCTTCCCTAAAAATGGCCTAGCGACGCCCATGTTAATAATAAGAATTAGGTATGTGTGTTAACTGATCACAGGTTTACCTGATAAAGTAATAGGGATGAGAAAGTAAACCTtacttattaaaattaaaagattcAATCCatgaatacatactgtatttattcattggtctccataaagcaaaaaaataaataaaaacaactaatagtatttgaaatgactggaactgtcTTAACACAATATCAAAACATGGAAGGATTTTTACATACTTTTAATGCCTGATATTTCTTTTTGCTCCAGTTTACTTTTGTTAGTAAATTATTATGACATAACACTTAGTTTAGagcaaaagaaaatattaatggcggccttcaaaaactaaattttgaAAGGCTTGTTTGACCCACATATCTATTTGTCTTCTGTGTTCGGACAATTAATGCCTGGACAGCTGctacactcactcatttatcatCTATACggtttaatcctgtatacagcgCAGCTGGGGGCCTACAGCCACTCCCAGGATACTTAGgccacaaggcagggtacacctcaGTTGGactgccaattcatcacaggacagacacacactgtgaGCAATTTGCTGaatagcctgatctgcatgtctttggactgtgggaggaaaccggagtacacagaggaaacctaccaagcacaaggagaacatgcaaactccacgtacACACCGCACCCAATCAAAGCCTAagcctggaggtgtgaggcaacagtgctaaccactacggcACCACAGCTGCTATACATTACAGATTTGATGAAGTAATTAGTTTTGCTAATAATCAAATGATGCCATGTGTgatgagatagatagatagatagatagatagaattcAGAACATGTTCACAAATGTAAGTCCACACCTTCACACTAGCTGAGTCTAAAAAAATGGAACATCTTCATGAGAGCCTGAAAGACAGTGGGACACGGCATGAATTTCCCTTGTTGGTGGTGTTAATATGGCtatttttgctgttgtttttgtttatattgccACTTTTGTTGTTAATATTGATAATTTTGTTGGTAATATTGATACTTTTGTTGGTAATATTGATACTTTTGTTGGTAATATTGAtactttttgttattgtttttaatattgatactttttgttattgttattgttcttaatattgatacttctgttgttgttgttaatattgaTACTTTAGTTGTTGATATTGATAtttcttgttattaatattgcaactttttgttgtttttattgccaATATTGAtcctttgctgttgtttttgttgttaaaattgATAATTTTGCTGtcagtaatattaataattttgttgttgctgttgttaatatcaatagttttttttgttaataattttgttgttgttaatattgatatttttgttgttttcttattGTTTCCCCAATACgttttttctttcacatttaatcttttataataattacatatgtttataaatgcagataaatgttattataatgTAACCAACCCTATATAATTTCTCGGTcattaatgtgatttttttttttgtacatttatgcCAATAAAGCCCTTCTGAACTGATATTATTCAGACCTACTCCAGAAAAGCGTTGCCATGACTACACTTCCCGTCAGCCCATTTCCGAGGACTACGTGTTTTTAGCGCGACACGCTGGGAACGCTGACATGGCGGCTCCCACAGGCTCTGCGCCGCGGCTCGGTGTGAGCGCTGCTGTTCTTCTCTTCATTTCGGCGCTTTGCGTTCCCTCGGCTTTAGCTCTGATTGAAGGACTGTACTGCGGCACGCAGATCTGCTACGATGTCCTCGGGGTGAGCAGAGACGCGTCCAAAGCAGAGATCGGCCGTGCGTACCGCAACCTGGCCCGGATATATCACCCGGACCGCTTCCAGGCTGGAGACCCGGCACTGGCCGGAGAGACCGCGGAGAGCGCGGAGCAGAAGTTTCTGCTCATCGCTACTGCGTATGAAACGTTAAAAGTAAGCCCTAACACACGGTGTgaacgtgcatgtgtgtgcatggccGGCTGTGACCAGAGGGGGGCGCACTTTATGAGAATTCTTCAGGTTTTCAGTtaaagattagattagattgatcTTTACTGTCATTGTGCAACAAAAATGTACAGAGCCAATGAAATCTTGGGATGTCAGTTAGAAACGTCTATGTACCTATAtctttagttttatatatatatatatatatatatatatatatatatatatatatatatagtacaataCAGCATaactgtatatacagaataaatacacATGGAATTGCAATGATACGAATAAGTTATGGAAGGTGCAAAGATGCATAGTGGTTGAAGCAGTGCAGAACTCAAGTTAGAACTGATCACATGACATGGCAGGATCTTATTACATCATAAAATATAACATCCAATCAGGTTATAGTATGCAAAAAAGGGACAGATCTACAACCTTTTGCATTTCATGTTCAAATTATTTATCTATAACGTTTATGGCGGCATGGTGACTtggtggttagcgctgtcacgttgcacctccatggtctgggtttgattctcgccttgggtctgtgtgcatgaagtttgcatgttctctttgtgcttagtgggtttcctccctcagtccaaagacataaagattaggctaatttgttcCAAGATTAGCCACAGTAAGGGGaataaatgtgtgagtgtgtctgccgcatccctaagtctccagggacAGGCTCCAAGCCCCCCCTAACTAAGCAAATGAGTGACAAAGCCTCCTTTTTAAACAAAGACTGCATCTGATTACatattctgcaaagaagaggtGTAAAGTGGTATTTAAGAATTTTAATAAAGGCAGTGTTCGCATGATTTTTCaagattctttttttgttactaTACTACAGCAAAATTCGAGCATTCCTTACAGTACAGACTaaactttaaattttaagaattgaaaaaaaggtaaacagaaaaaaattaagttgaTAGTACTATATAAGGCAGTTATTCGATAGTAATGTTTAGGGTCCCAGAACCATGTGGGGTACTAAGTATAGTAGTGCTCATATTGCTGTCTTTTACAGCAGGTCATATAAATAAGTTATTGCACAATAGTCCAACATAgtgatttatataataataataatataatcacCCTTTGTATAAATTTCACATAAATTACTTGTTTATAATACTTTCAGGTGTTTGTGCAAATGGCAcacatttcaaaacaaaaattcattttttaatacattatatttatttcattccaaaaagcatttttttttttcatttgcaagaaGAAATCTTTAAAATGGCGACAAAAGAGCAGTCTCCTTACAAAAATGACATGGGAATTATATAGAATTTATTAACACTCTGATATTAAGTGAAAATTCATCAGAGTATGTTAAACTGCGCTCTAACATTAGAGATTAAAATGagcaaaaatacatttaataatataaataaattaaatagacttCTTAACTGTGAGGTCTGgacgtgtttgtttgtttgtttgttttaaagttaaaaatatcaTTTCACAACATTGTAAAGGTATTTCTCGACTACATGATGCATATCCCAGGATATAGGTTTGCTTACAGATTGCCAGAAAACTGTttagcttaaaaaaacaaacatgtttttgtgcaaaaattataaataataaacatgtttatcagttaaatttataaattatttaatagaaaTAAGTGATTTAGTagcaaatgtaaaattttaactgttttaaaaagtaCTGTACAGATGTTTACTATTGCTTTTatagtcatttaaaatattgtttgaatgttattaaaaaaaaataaatgttaactcCTTTAAACATACTGCGATATTATAAAGCAGCATTTTGTTGCATCACTCTTCATCCAGTAATAGAAAAGCAacagaaaattttaaattaaagatttaattgccatatacagtagcaaAGCATCGAATCTAAATAGGCGTCCAAAACCCTATACAATACAAACCTATCTAAATGTGTACTGAAAGTAAATGATGGCATGCTGCATTTTCATGCTGCTGAAAATGTCTTATCGTGTATTTAAGTCACACTGTTGTTgtagttgttaactaagaaaaggtaataaagaataaaggtaataaataataataataataataatcttagaaaaaaaaagttcctaaaacagtaaataccatcagaatatgactcaaggccacttgtaagtattgcacagtaatctagtatatttatgtaatcttgtatattgtatatacatattttaattaGGGTTTGAATTTGGACGCATCTGCAACAAACTGACTGAATATGCTCCCAGATTGATGAGCAAACTATGTGGTGTTTATGATGATCTGAATCCGCAGCTCATTCCACTCATGTTAAACACAGCGTGTGACTTTGTAATGTCTTTCAGGATGAAGAATCACGCAGGGACTATGACTACATGCTGGATCACCCGGAGCAATACTACAGCCACTACTACACCTACTACAGGAGACGGCTGGCACCCAAAGTAGACGTTCGGATAGTCATTCTCGTGACCGTGTGTGCAATTTCACTTTTTCAGGTAGGTCATTAACATTTCAGTGTTTCCCAGCAAACATCTTTCACTCTCATCTTCCAGTCTTCAAAGTAGGGAAGTGACATTATGTTCCATGCAAGAACAatgaatagaaagaaagaacagaTGGGATTTATAAAATGAGCACTCACTTTGGTCTTGTTAtctaatcataaaaaataatctagGGTTTTggctatttaaataattctctttttttcccattaaaaagcattttaaagtctattgtcatttttttggGAGCACTACCATTTCAGTACAGTAGATGGCGTAAGGATGCtacaaattctaaaaaaaaaaaatcatttacagcatttagcaGGCTACCTTATCCAGAGCATCTTACATTTTCTCATTATGCATTATGAGTAGTTAAGGcataagggccttgctcaggggcccaacaggtggtgctggggtttaaacctgcgACTTTCCAGTCAGTAGTCCAACACATTAACCAGTGATCTACTTCTGCCGTATAAGATGTGGGCAGACAGTAACACTAACACTTTGATTTGTTAATACAGTCTTGCTTTTTAACAGATTCAATACAATTGTAGTTGTCcagtatataaaaaagatcCAAAGAtctgataacctggtcattcagtacatgcaggtcatcagctgactctGTTCACTCTGTGGCATCAGTGCCACATAATAaaattgctgagcctagacctgaccaactgatgcaaccccagatcataacactacctCCAGAGGGTTTTAcggtggacactatgcatgatgagaAGCTGTAGGGATGGAACTGATCCCGTATCCGAATGAGGACATTAATGTAAACGTAGCATTTGACATATAGTCGATactctgtggaaaaaaaaataaatcagcatgAAAAATTCGTACATCCTTTGATCATTTACGTtcacattaataaatatttattgaagTCATTTGTCATCACTTTGCCTTGGgagtgcacaaacttttgcaacGTTTTGAGTTGAACTGCACTTTATTTCCCCCATAGTATTATAGCTGGTGGAGCAGCTACACCGAAGCAATCAACTACCTTACCACCGTCCCGAAGTATCGCATCCAGGCGACCGAGCTGGCCAAGCAGCAAGGCCTGCTAAACCGCACCAAAGAGAAAGGCAAGAACCGGCGTTCCAAAGAGGAGATCCgcgaagaagaagaggagatcATACGCGACATCATAAAGAACAAGATCGACATCAAAGGAGGCTACCAGAAGCCCAACATCTCCGACATCCTGCTGTTCAAGATCATCCTGTTCCCGTACCACATGTGCCTGTACGTGGCGTGGTACTGCTCGTGGGTTTATCGCTTCACCGTCCGAGGCGAGGAGTACGGAGAGGAGGAGAAACTCTACATCATCCGCAAGAACATGAAAATGTCACAGGCGCAGTTCGACAGTCTGGACGACCACCTGATACGGACGTTCCTGGAGCGTCGGCTGTGGGTAAAAGAGAACTACGAGGTTTGTGGAAAACTTTCCCAATGCTTTGGTGTGTTtggttattaaaataaagcgaGGGGGTGTTAAATGTTGCGCTCGCACCAAACTTGCACATCTGGGGGGGGGAGTTACCCGTCTTGTTTCAATGACATGAGGTAaagttctgttttgttttgtttgttagcaTTCCTGTTCGCATTTTGCCACCTCAAATACAGTTCACACCAAagatgaattatttatttattttatttaacttaattcTTTAAGATTTTTCCCAaacatctgaggtaaatgttaaTGTCTGCAGCAATTTTGACTGCTTTCCAGAGCCATTGTGTGTTTCTATCacctagtttaaaaaaaattataataaaatataatcttATTTTACCAAATTGGGCTACAGAAATGTAttagggtggcatggtggcttggaggttagcactgtcgccatgcacctccagggtctgggttcgattcccacctcagggtctgtttgtgcatggagttttcatgttttccccatgcttggtgggtttccttccatagtccaaagacatgcagattaggctgattggcgttcccaaattgcccatagtgtgtgaatgtgagtgtgtatctatgtgtgtcctgcgatggattggcatcccatccagggtgtacgtgtgccccaagtctcctgggataggctccaggcccccccacGACCCGTcatgcaggataaagcagtaaagaTAAATTACCCTGAAAGAGTAATACAAAGTGTAATTGTGAAAGATTGGGAGAAGTATAAAATTATAGAAGGGTAAAAATATTCATTGGAGATATAGTAACAGCATTATGATTGCAACTTTCTGTATGAAACGaaatgtgtgtgtcaggagCAGTGTTAGAGTCCATGTTCAAAGGTGCACCTTAATCCTTAGTTTACGTGCAAGCATTCAGCTGTCTGACCTTagacaaaaatgtttatatatatatatatgtttatatatatgtttcCAATAGTCTGGTAATAACTAACTCCTCATTGGTCACATTTGCAGGTGTACAGAGTAGAGCAGGAGGAtgagatgaagatgaagatggcCACGGACCCGCGGTGGAAGCGCTACAGGCGCTGGATGAAGAGCGAAGGACCCGGCCGCATTACCTTCATCGACGATTAACCGCAAATgccatacacacatgcatctgATTATACGATTctagtcgtgtgtgtgtgtgtgttagcaagCACACATGTTTACAACAATCGTCTGTGTGCATTTATATGGAGACTTTTGACTGATTGTCAGATACGAATATAATTGAGGGCTGTATCTGTACAGAAGCTGCTGTGATTCCACTGACTCTTTCTGAGTTGAACTGATGTCAGTGTCAGAGCGTGTAGAAGCTCTGTGTTAATAGCAATCCGAGCAGTGTGCTCATCCACATCGCTGC contains the following coding sequences:
- the dnajc25 gene encoding dnaJ homolog subfamily C member 25; amino-acid sequence: MAAPTGSAPRLGVSAAVLLFISALCVPSALALIEGLYCGTQICYDVLGVSRDASKAEIGRAYRNLARIYHPDRFQAGDPALAGETAESAEQKFLLIATAYETLKDEESRRDYDYMLDHPEQYYSHYYTYYRRRLAPKVDVRIVILVTVCAISLFQYYSWWSSYTEAINYLTTVPKYRIQATELAKQQGLLNRTKEKGKNRRSKEEIREEEEEIIRDIIKNKIDIKGGYQKPNISDILLFKIILFPYHMCLYVAWYCSWVYRFTVRGEEYGEEEKLYIIRKNMKMSQAQFDSLDDHLIRTFLERRLWVKENYEVYRVEQEDEMKMKMATDPRWKRYRRWMKSEGPGRITFIDD